In Salmo trutta chromosome 37, fSalTru1.1, whole genome shotgun sequence, the following proteins share a genomic window:
- the LOC115177474 gene encoding tripartite motif-containing protein 35-like, whose translation MIDDMNREMADILDTTRAIKKDLVSDDISFLQNYKDMLKRAQCTSPDPELVSGALINVAKHLGNLQVRVLEMMLKSAPVILDPNTAHPCLILSDDLTSMRFSDEIRLLPDNPERFDNYGMVLGSEGSDSGTHSWDRRRGQYRMVCRCSL comes from the exons atgaTTGACGATATGAACAGAGAGATGGCAGACATTTTAGACACAACGAGAGCCATAAAGAAGGACCTGGTATCTGATGACATCTCATTCCTGCAG AACTACAAGGACATGTTAAAAAG AGCCCAGTGCACAAGCCCAGATCCAGAGCTTGTTTCTGGAGCGCTGATCAATGTGGCAAAGCACCTGGGAAACCTGCAGGTCAGAGTTTTGGAGATGATGCTGAAGTCTG CGCCTGTGATTCTGGACCCCAACACTGCCCATCCATGTCTCATCCTGTCTGACGATCTGACCAGTatgagattcagtgatgagatacGGCTACTTCCTGACAACCCAGAGAGGTTTGATAACTATGGAATGGTCCTGGGCTCTGAGGGCTCTGACTCTGGGACACACAGTTGGGACAGACGTCGGGGACAATACAGAATGGTTTGTAGGTGTAGTCTATAA